GGAGCTTCAAAGTGGTGGTGAAGGCCAAGCAAATGACTCCAGGGAAGATTGTGTCGGGATTGCTCGTGTGGAAGAGCCAACGTCACTCTGTTCGAAGCCCCATTGTAGTCTATAGCCCTTCTTCCGACTGAAGGCAATAATTCTTTACTTCTTTAGCTGCTTTGTGTGTGTTGACCATATCATTCTCTAGATTTTTGGtcaaatatgttaatttcgtatagaaatctaataaataatactctatgttttcttatttacttgatgtttttttttcagcaacttttttttgatgttttaaaattgtgcatacaaataaaaatatttttttctaaataacaaaattattagTTATTTATCTACATACAGTTCAACTAGTAAACAATAGGaagaattttaaaaacgaaatgATTCCAATCTTCCTTATAGCCGTGGTAATATGCGTTAAAACATCCTCAATAGACATTTTATCCTTGATCGGAGTGTTTTCATGATCCCAAATAACATGAACTACATGTTCAATAATGAGACTCGGGTTTTTGACACCGACACGGAGACAGAGAAGCAAATGAAGGGTGGATTCTTGTGGATGGTTTTTGCCTTAACAATATGGATGGTGTTGGAGGATACAGTCTGGAGGGTTATTGTCTTCCATGTCAATGTTTTCACAACGATCTGAAATGATGATTCGATCCTCTTTCCCCTTCTTATAGGTCCATCATATATTCCAGATTTACTAAATACAAAGTTCGTCTCAACAGATATCAAAAAATTGATTGTGCGCCGGTAACTTTTATCATCTGAGTTGAACACAAGTTGCACGAATGATACACCAACACATTTTTATTACAcatctagaaaaaaataatgcatGAGAACTATATGAACTATATGATTTACATGGCAATACACCCAAactattatatgttatattgcTAACGTACGCTATTATCATCATTTCTATAACTAAAAAGTGTGTTGGATTTGAAATTCATCTTATAGAAATCTATCAACTAAACTCTTAAAAACGGATTATATACCCAtacaaaatattctaaaataaaatgaatacaTAGATCAAACACAGTGGTATACTGTAAAGAACATTTGAATATGTCAAAAGAATTCCTAATCTAACACaatatttagtttttagaaTGATTTTGATGGTGTTAACAACATAACAAATATAATACATGGATATTGTCATATGAATCATATAATTAGTATAGTTTTTGATAGATTATTTGTCCATATGTGTAATCTTGTAGATCTTGTCAGTATAAccaataattattatatttctttttaaaatatctagTAAATCTCACATAGAAGCTATGACTTTTACGAATTTATTGTTCgttcatattctttttttttttttattatgtattcTTTTTCTACACTACAAGAATTTCTTAAATAGTTGGATTGAAACtatttaatttgaaagaaaacatTTCTAAAGAGTATATAAGAAAAcagtagaaaataaaatttagagaataaaacaagaaaaaacttAGCAGGTTTATTATATTAGCCCATTGAactgaagcaaaaaaaaagaaaagaaaagttcatTAGTTGATAGGATTATTAGCCCATACAATTAGGCCCAGAAACTCCCATCGAGTGTTATTTACAGAATTACCCCTCTACTCCTCTGAGcgtaaaccctaaaacttaTGGCGTTCTCTcaagcttcttctcttctctgtcaACAATGGAAGCTTGTTCTATACCCGAGCAAGTGATTCAGCCCCTGCTCCTTGCATCGGATTCATCACACTCTCTAGAAGAATGTTTGCAGTTTCTTATAGAAGCTTCAAAGACCGATTGTGGCCGCTCGGATCTGGCTTCGAAGGCGGATATTCTTCCATCGATCCTTGCTCTTCTCCAGCTTCTCCCCTATCCGTCTTCCCGCCATCATCTGAACCTATCTCTGAAGGTCCTGCGAAACCTATGCGCCGGAGAGACAAGGAACCAGGAGGCTTTCGTGGATCGCAACGGTTCTCTTGTCATCTCCGAGCTGCTGGATTCGGCGATTGAAGATGTGGAGACTGTTAGGTTGGGATTGCAGGTCCTGGCGAACGTTGTAGTGATGGGAGAGAATCGCCAGAGAGACGTGTGGCTGCGGTTTTTCCCGGAGAGGTTCTTGGCTATTTCTCAGTTAAGGAGGCGGGAAACGTGTGATCCTCTGTGTATGATTCTGTATGTTTGCTTGGATGGAAGCAGCAGCAGCTCGGAGATTACTTGCAGCGATGATGGACTCAACATCATTGCTGAGACTGTACGGACATCGTCTTCAGGTGAGTAAGTTGGCTCGACCACAAAATTGTCCAATATTGCAGTTTGATCAGATTAGGAAACCAATTAAAGTCTTCTCATTGTTTGTAGAGGATTACTGGCTCAAGCTTCTGGTTTCGAGACTCTGTGTTGAAGGAGATTGCTTCCCTGGCCTCTTCTCCAAATTAGGCCACAAGGACTCCACATTTACATCAGAACACACCTTTCTGTTGAGTATGCTGTCTGATATTGCTAATGAGCGGTTAAAAGAAGTGTCTATCCCCAAGGATACAGCTCATTTCGTTCTTGGGTTACTCAGCCAATCagttgaagtttttgattttgtttccgGTGAAAGATCCGAGCTTCCAACGGGTTCAGCTGTTATCGACGTAATGGGTTACTCTCTAGTTGTAATAAGGGACGCTTGCGCTGGACGAAGCATCCAACAACTTAAAAACGATTCAGGTGGTGGTAATGTCGACATGCTCTTGTCTTCTGGACTAATAGAGTTTCTCCTCGGTTTGCTGAGGAAACTTGAGCCTCCAACAACAATAAAGAAGGCTCTAAAGCAGAGtcctacttcttcttcttctggaaaCCCTTGTCCTTACAGAGGCTTCAGGAGAGATATTGTGGCTGTGATTGGGAACTGCGCGTACAGAAGGAAAGAGGTACAAGATGAGATCAGGGAGAGAGATGGGCTGTTCTTGATGCTGCAGCAGTGCGTGACGGACGATGAGAACCCCTTCTTGAGAGAGTGGGGCTTGTGGTGCGTGAGAAACCTCCTGGAAGGGAACGAAGAGAACCAGAAAGTGGTGGCAGAGTTGGAGATGCAGGGCTCTGTGGACGTGCCTCAGCTCAGAGAAATTGGTCTCAGAGTTGAGATTGATCCCATAACATCCAGGCCTAAGCTTGTCAATGATACCACCTGAAGTtttaagtttagtttttttcacACCCAACACCCATGTTATCATGATCCTCTGTTAAGTAATAGCCAGGTTTGGGCTTGGATCATCTAAACAATACACCCTAAGCAGAAACAGCACCACCGTTATTTTATTATAGTAGTATTTACACAAGCAAATGTCTTGTCAGAGAATATCTCTTTGCAGCAAAAGCAGTTAAGTGATCTGAGAAGAAAAAACTGATTAGTTAACGAGGAAATATTAAGATGCAGGCTGGAAAACATAAGACAAGATGTCTCTGGTGTCCGTAAATTCGTAGCAGTTAATCATAATAGGTTCAGCAAAACAAATGAATTTGAAATAGAGTGCATGCAACACACACACAAGCTAGGTGATCTGAGAAGCGATAACCTAACTCCCCCCCCTCCTCAGTTTGTTCTATCAACTCAAAATGTCAGTTTGGTATCAACTATTACAAACTCGAGAGACTTTGATAATAGCTACTTCCAGATAAGATTATCGCCGGAAAACCTAAGGATAACATCTTAGCTTGGCAAACAAGTTAGTAAAAGAGACGGGAAAACCGGTGACATTATTCTTTTCGGTTTGATTTGGTTATCCATCTGACGGCTTTAATGTTCAGTTGGTCAACAAGTTTCTAGTTCCCGCTTATGGGTTATGGCTGTgacgttttttattttatgttattgttACCGCCCAAGCGTGTCTACTATGGAACGTCTACACGTCACCAGGTTTTTTAATCGTAGCAAATACGTGCCATCAAAACTACAAGAAGCAagcttattaaatatttaaaaaatctgtAACCatatattaagtatatattatattatttctaaaaaaaattgtacagtgttatatacattttaacaaatttaaaaatttatgtatatttacatattttccttgagcaattttttttttgtgtatttgtgacgcattttaaaataatgtgtatcaggattacaaattatattctttccgttttattttaattgtcgttttaGATTTCTGCACAtgtactaaaaaaatatttaattttatatattttctaaataagaaaacaatCAACTATACACCTACTCACATTTCAACCAATAACaaaataaactgaaaaatataaaaattcatataccatataaaattgatactaatagcaaaataatattttgcattgaaattttAAGTTGATACTCGTTTTATAACGGAAATTTTACTCTACGGCCACAATTAAGCTGAAACGGAAAGATTATCATTTAAAAGTCAACTTAACTTGATATGTAATCacgattaattttattataatatttctttCCAGTAATGATATTAAAATTAGGCACATATATGGTACTATGAATTTGATTTCGTGCCAAATTGCAAGTGATTATTACATTAATTTTGGATGTTTGACCAGTGTTGTTGTGCAATTATTACGGTGAGATTCAGCCAAATTGTGCCATTACATTAAGgaagttttttatttctttcccaATGAGctttcttaaaataaatgaCCAATGCTGCATCGACACAAAATCCACCTCCTTTTTCATAGGatgattaattattattatttattaaaaagtgCCAAAATCAGTTACATTCTCTCCATTTCTTATAGAAAACCTTGAATCTCATCTTCACCTGCAGTACTAGAAGAAAGACGGTGGTgtagttttctttctttctttcttgaaaGCCCTTAATCTTTCCTTGTTATCAATAAAAGATGGGAGATAACAAACACAAAGATCAAAGGCCACTTTCGTTTGACAAATCTAATAAAcccattttttcattttacttGTCATCTTCATCACCATGCTCTTTTACGGccatcatcatcctcctcatcttcttctcataTTTTTTATACTCATTCAGCTTCATCACATTTTTACACCCTTACTCTCCTTCTAGAATCTCCAACTCTCTCCTTGTGCCTGTTATGCGCCTCGGATCCGGTCAACAACCTGACGAGAAAACAGAGCTTAAACACATCGTGTTCGGGATCGCCGCGTCCTCCAGTCTATGGAAGCGTCGGAGCGAATACGTGAAAACGTGGTGGAGACCAAACGGAGAGATGAAAGGTTTTGTCTGGCTAGATAAACCCGTAAACGACACCGTTTCCTCCTTCCCCTCCTGGGCCTTCCCTGAGATCAAAATCTCTTCGGACACGTCGAGTTTTAAGTACCGTTATCGTAGCGGTCACAGATCAGCCATCAGGATCACAAGAATCGTGTCGGAGACGGTGAGAATGTTAAACGGAACTGAACACGAGAAACACGTTAGGTGGGTTGTGATGGGTGACGACGACACTGTGTTTTTCCCGGAGAATCTGCTAAGGGTTTTGAGGAAATACGATCATAAGCAGTTTTATTACATCGGAGCTCCCTCAGAGAGCCATTTGCAAAATTTGCATCAGTTCTCATACGGAATGGCTTATGGAGGAGGTGGTTTCGCGATAAGCTATCCGTTGGCAAAGGCGTTGGAGAAGATACAAGATCGGTGTATTGAGAGATACTCTGATCTCTATGGTTCTGATGATCGGATTCATGCTTGCATGGCCGAGATTGGTGTTCCTCTCACCAGAGAAGCTGGGTTTCATCAGGtcagtccttttttttttttttttttcctttctattttgggtttttatgttttaaaaaaaataaaaaaattgagattTTAGTTTTACCGAGTAAAATCAGGCGAAAACTATACTATGAAAATGTAAGAAAACTTAAAATCCGTGATCTGATTCATTTtccattattttatttgttagcTAAACAAGAATTGAGATTTACTGGAATTCAACTTTGTCAGAATTAGATGATTTAGAAGCTaagatatttatgaaatttCATAGATTTATGTTAGATTTGTATagagttttgtatatttattaaattcatcAAAATTTATGCTCTCCAacagttttaaaaattcaagaaTCTTCAAGTGCTATTTAGATGTTTTATATGAAATTATTGGATATGCGGACATCTAAACCGATTTTTTGAGAGCCTACATCGATTATCGTCTCGGTTAGGTCTGATTCGCTTACTAGGctaataacaaattttttatataaaatatcaaaacttataaactaataaaagtaGATTCcgttaacaatattaattttttaacaatattaaaatttataaaccaataactatataatttaataattaaacaacGATTGAACTCCcactaagaaaataataactaaagatgtatttgattttttttttaaaattgtcaaCAAGATGTATTTTGATTAGCTAGAGATCCAAATTTAGAGAAGTAATGATGTTTCAGCTAATCATGTTACTAATATCGGtcttatttttatgtaatattcAACAGTTTGACGTGTACGGGAATCTCTTGGGTCTTTTATCAGTTCATCCACAAGTGCCAATAGTCTCGATCCATCACCTAGACGTAGTAGAGCCTATATTCCCAAGAACAAACCGAGTCAATGCCGTAAAGAGACTCATGATCCCAGCAAATCTCGATTCAGCTAGCCTCGTCCAACAGTCCATATGTTACGACACAACCCGTCAGTGGACAATGTCTATCTCGTGGGGATATACAGTCCATGTCACACGTACTTATATGCCAGCAAGGATGATGGAAGTGCCCACTCGCACATTCAACGACTGGCACAAACGCCACGATTTCACTAATGTTGCTTTCAACACACGTCCTGTAACATACACTGATTGTCAGCGTCCCCGAGTGTTTTACTTGTCTCGTGCGCTCAACGATTCTTCTTCGGGCACAACGATAAGCGAGTATTTGAGGCACAATGAATGGAATCCTAAATGTGAGTGGGGAATACAAGATCCTTCTGATATCAATCGTATCTTCGTCTACAAAAAGCCTAACCCTGATAGGTGGAGTAAGGTACGTACACACTCATTTTTGCTTTTGTTCAATTTACTATGTATGAAAATTTATTCCATAGTTTACAAGCTATATGTAAATGTCAATGCTTATAGGCACCACGGAGAGATTGTTGTCGGTTATTGCCTACAACGAAGAAGGGAACTATGGTGATCAATGTGACAGCTTGTGAAAATGACGAAATGGTTGCTTATTCTGATAAGTAGTTCATCTGTTACTTCACATGGCTTATAAGAACAACTTGTTTTCTTATGAGAAATTCTTTAGCTTATTTGTTTACTGTAGTGACATTGTATACTTacaaaataaactttaaaagaaTTATCGAACTTTCATCTtctatttttgtgtgtttacgatt
This genomic stretch from Brassica napus cultivar Da-Ae chromosome C9, Da-Ae, whole genome shotgun sequence harbors:
- the LOC125592853 gene encoding ataxin-10-like; protein product: MEACSIPEQVIQPLLLASDSSHSLEECLQFLIEASKTDCGRSDLASKADILPSILALLQLLPYPSSRHHLNLSLKVLRNLCAGETRNQEAFVDRNGSLVISELLDSAIEDVETVRLGLQVLANVVVMGENRQRDVWLRFFPERFLAISQLRRRETCDPLCMILYVCLDGSSSSSEITCSDDGLNIIAETVRTSSSEDYWLKLLVSRLCVEGDCFPGLFSKLGHKDSTFTSEHTFLLSMLSDIANERLKEVSIPKDTAHFVLGLLSQSVEVFDFVSGERSELPTGSAVIDVMGYSLVVIRDACAGRSIQQLKNDSGGGNVDMLLSSGLIEFLLGLLRKLEPPTTIKKALKQSPTSSSSGNPCPYRGFRRDIVAVIGNCAYRRKEVQDEIRERDGLFLMLQQCVTDDENPFLREWGLWCVRNLLEGNEENQKVVAELEMQGSVDVPQLREIGLRVEIDPITSRPKLVNDTT
- the LOC106434936 gene encoding uncharacterized protein LOC106434936, with amino-acid sequence MGDNKHKDQRPLSFDKSNKPIFSFYLSSSSPCSFTAIIILLIFFSYFLYSFSFITFLHPYSPSRISNSLLVPVMRLGSGQQPDEKTELKHIVFGIAASSSLWKRRSEYVKTWWRPNGEMKGFVWLDKPVNDTVSSFPSWAFPEIKISSDTSSFKYRYRSGHRSAIRITRIVSETVRMLNGTEHEKHVRWVVMGDDDTVFFPENLLRVLRKYDHKQFYYIGAPSESHLQNLHQFSYGMAYGGGGFAISYPLAKALEKIQDRCIERYSDLYGSDDRIHACMAEIGVPLTREAGFHQFDVYGNLLGLLSVHPQVPIVSIHHLDVVEPIFPRTNRVNAVKRLMIPANLDSASLVQQSICYDTTRQWTMSISWGYTVHVTRTYMPARMMEVPTRTFNDWHKRHDFTNVAFNTRPVTYTDCQRPRVFYLSRALNDSSSGTTISEYLRHNEWNPKCEWGIQDPSDINRIFVYKKPNPDRWSKAPRRDCCRLLPTTKKGTMVINVTACENDEMVAYSDK